In Aerococcus loyolae, a genomic segment contains:
- a CDS encoding glycosyltransferase family 8 protein translates to MNLLFAVDDHYVEPMLTTLYSIYKNTAKRDYQVYILQKQSLAAHDKIDRFLQAMGMTYHPVLIDPDIFQEAPVSKRYPETIYYRLLAHYFLPDQLEKILYLDADILCINDLVPLYETDLGDDLYGAASHAKLTKITDQINKLRLGNSQADHYYNSGVLLMNLKAIRQKVKADDIFSFIRENRLQLILPDQDVLNALYSQFIFDLPDQVYNYDVRYSKLYELISEGKWTPKWVVEHGALLHFCGKKKPWQSKHLDNFGLLYAHYDHKRKLFGNFK, encoded by the coding sequence ATGAACTTATTATTTGCCGTTGATGACCACTATGTGGAGCCCATGCTAACCACGCTTTACTCCATCTATAAAAATACAGCCAAGCGTGACTACCAAGTCTATATCTTGCAAAAACAGTCCCTGGCAGCCCACGACAAAATTGATCGTTTTTTACAAGCCATGGGGATGACCTACCACCCGGTTCTTATTGATCCAGATATTTTTCAAGAGGCACCGGTTTCTAAGCGCTATCCAGAGACTATCTACTACCGCTTGCTAGCCCACTATTTCTTGCCCGATCAGTTAGAGAAGATCCTATACTTGGATGCGGATATCCTTTGTATCAATGACCTCGTGCCCCTATATGAAACTGACTTAGGAGATGATTTATATGGAGCGGCTAGTCACGCCAAGTTGACTAAGATTACTGACCAGATCAATAAATTGCGCTTAGGAAATAGCCAGGCTGACCACTATTATAATTCTGGAGTTTTATTGATGAACCTTAAGGCGATCCGGCAAAAGGTGAAGGCGGATGATATTTTTAGCTTTATCCGGGAAAACCGCCTTCAATTAATTCTCCCTGACCAGGATGTTCTCAATGCCTTGTACAGCCAGTTTATCTTTGACTTGCCTGACCAAGTTTACAACTATGATGTCCGTTATAGTAAACTTTATGAGTTGATTAGTGAAGGGAAGTGGACCCCCAAGTGGGTAGTTGAACACGGCGCTCTCTTGCACTTTTGTGGCAAGAAAAAGCCTTGGCAAAGTAAGCACTTGGATAACTTTGGTCTGCTTTATGCTCACTATGACCATAAGCGGAAATTATTTGGCAATTTCAAATAA
- a CDS encoding 3'-5' exoribonuclease YhaM family protein: MDKRLIYEIPQNEKFDLYILIKNANVRTDRNGRDFIAFTFQDKSGTIDGMYWSAMEDEVEAFQSGRVVRLKGHRELYNGQPQVKISGLRLAHDGEPNDPSLFIADGPMKVEDMKAEIEAGIKSIMHPVLKKIVGSIMTEYDDIFYQYPAAKRHHHAFVGGLAFHTVSMLRLAQAIAKLYPNVDKSLLYAGVILHDAAKVIEFVDPLSGDYSIEGNLIGHISLMGQKISLTAEQLGYRQDEEAVVLLKHMILAHHGKNEFGSPVTPRLLEAEILHRVDDLDAKINMMTSHLQDVEPGEYTPKIMGLEGRSFYHPSDDYYQNI, from the coding sequence ATGGATAAGCGCTTAATTTATGAAATTCCTCAAAATGAAAAATTTGATCTCTACATTTTGATAAAAAATGCTAATGTACGTACTGACCGCAATGGGCGCGACTTCATTGCATTTACCTTCCAAGATAAGTCAGGGACTATTGATGGCATGTATTGGAGTGCTATGGAAGATGAAGTGGAGGCCTTTCAAAGTGGTCGGGTGGTCCGCTTAAAGGGGCACCGGGAATTATATAATGGCCAACCCCAAGTGAAGATTTCGGGCTTGCGTCTAGCCCATGATGGCGAACCCAATGACCCGAGTTTGTTTATTGCTGACGGTCCCATGAAGGTAGAAGATATGAAGGCTGAAATTGAAGCGGGGATCAAAAGCATTATGCATCCGGTACTCAAGAAAATTGTGGGCAGCATCATGACTGAATACGATGATATTTTCTACCAATATCCAGCTGCTAAACGCCACCACCATGCCTTTGTTGGTGGATTAGCCTTCCACACCGTTTCCATGTTACGCCTGGCTCAAGCAATTGCTAAACTATACCCTAATGTGGATAAAAGCTTGCTTTATGCCGGGGTTATCCTCCATGATGCCGCTAAGGTGATTGAATTTGTGGATCCTTTAAGTGGAGATTATTCTATTGAGGGGAATCTTATTGGTCATATCTCTCTAATGGGGCAAAAAATTTCCCTCACCGCAGAACAGTTAGGCTACCGTCAAGATGAAGAAGCAGTGGTCTTACTTAAACATATGATTCTTGCCCACCACGGGAAGAATGAATTTGGTAGTCCGGTAACCCCACGTCTATTGGAGGCTGAAATCCTTCACCGGGTGGATGATTTAGATGCCAAGATTAACATGATGACCAGTCACTTACAGGATGTTGAGCCTGGTGAATATACACCAAAAATTATGGGCTTAGAAGGACGTTCTTTCTACCATCCGAGTGATGACTATTATCAAAATATTTAA
- a CDS encoding ATP-binding protein, which produces MKLQAIDIFGYGKFVHRQFQLTDDFNVFLGPNGSGKSTLMSFVLSIMFGFPNQRRKGSRDFDTNDQVRFGGRLYFKDTQWGDCAIERTRANGKQVLKMSVAGQEAQEVDNFKQLFGDLTRDTYLAYFGFTEPDLMQFIWESEEDFARSLVNLGVTGKLSLSQEVDQLQADADSLYRPQGQNPKLNQEMVALERQDQDLAAARQEEDAYFDLDQELSEKKAALAEVQSAEQSARQSLMDLEKADQQSASDEERVALGFELAQYDGPRFSDQDVDQWQNIVSTKDRLVEEYQELNPEGFVIMDSVEAKAEPEEELNAGGQWISDHLGISEQMLAEARAYREQIRQNENLHDQIVEKRYQESRLLSALGAENIDELPRDFTDEEREEWQKRQKAIDSRRVFYKNTKAGLENLMEDRESLGQERQEISSNYDDFKATVYKYTQSWIRPIGMTLLAVGLICYAISLFHTSPFWRGAGMPALILGLIFVLIAWFQERKGKHYVNEEEKAYQLDLRDIDSETAEIQRQIDNQNQQIAELEEESKQFTKDLEAFLQAKGGSAYIMPLVWLQTDYVKQIEDLEGEINQLIHQSGAGAFGQAHQAEWSDYRQASNNQALSLDSLFQQFEDDYHNYRLYAANLDYEDQEQKAKQARLSQLADHIDQLEKTEENFLKQYNLTDRADLEKALTAYGQFKDKEARYQLLNQYLDKKASALNEDEAEVSEQIKATKDQINSYEGQRQVLLADIARIENQLKQMKNSQALQAMEQDKQEQVDQSYDTAVAWASDTLAAKTMEEATLGQGQDTVQRVLAQANRYLFDLTNTKFEKMRYTDESVEVYQPMRDQWTSVNQLSRGEKALLFVAMRFAFLDAQLGHQDLPILIDEGFAHLDQEYRQNIYRFLKEKSLSRQIIVFTFDQEITQGLHSDQVHHLEA; this is translated from the coding sequence ATGAAACTACAAGCAATCGACATCTTTGGCTATGGGAAATTTGTCCACCGCCAATTTCAATTGACGGATGATTTTAATGTTTTCCTAGGTCCAAACGGGTCGGGAAAATCCACTTTGATGAGCTTCGTTTTAAGTATCATGTTTGGCTTTCCCAACCAACGCCGTAAGGGAAGCCGTGATTTCGATACCAATGACCAAGTTCGTTTCGGGGGGCGTCTATATTTTAAGGATACCCAATGGGGCGATTGTGCCATTGAACGTACCCGAGCTAATGGTAAGCAAGTCTTAAAAATGTCTGTTGCCGGTCAAGAGGCCCAAGAAGTCGATAATTTTAAACAATTATTTGGTGACCTGACCAGGGACACTTATTTAGCCTATTTTGGCTTTACTGAACCTGATTTAATGCAATTTATCTGGGAATCGGAAGAAGATTTTGCCCGTAGTTTAGTCAACTTAGGTGTGACCGGTAAGCTCTCTCTCAGCCAGGAAGTCGACCAATTACAAGCTGATGCTGATAGCCTCTACCGGCCCCAAGGACAAAATCCTAAGCTTAACCAAGAAATGGTTGCATTAGAAAGACAAGACCAAGACTTGGCGGCTGCTCGTCAAGAGGAAGACGCCTATTTTGACTTGGACCAAGAATTGTCAGAAAAAAAGGCGGCCTTGGCAGAAGTTCAAAGTGCTGAACAAAGTGCCCGGCAAAGCTTAATGGACTTGGAAAAGGCTGACCAACAGAGTGCCTCTGATGAAGAACGGGTGGCACTGGGCTTTGAACTCGCCCAATATGATGGACCACGTTTTTCAGACCAGGATGTTGACCAATGGCAAAACATTGTGAGCACCAAAGACCGCTTAGTTGAAGAATATCAAGAGCTCAACCCTGAAGGCTTTGTGATCATGGATTCTGTAGAAGCAAAGGCAGAGCCCGAAGAAGAACTGAATGCCGGAGGACAATGGATCAGTGACCATCTCGGCATTTCTGAGCAAATGTTGGCTGAGGCCCGGGCCTACCGGGAACAAATCCGGCAAAATGAGAATCTCCATGATCAAATTGTCGAGAAACGTTACCAAGAAAGCCGTTTACTTTCAGCCTTAGGAGCTGAAAACATTGATGAATTGCCACGTGATTTCACCGACGAAGAGCGCGAAGAATGGCAAAAACGCCAAAAAGCTATTGATAGCCGCCGGGTCTTCTACAAAAATACCAAAGCCGGCCTAGAAAACCTGATGGAAGACCGGGAAAGTCTTGGTCAAGAACGTCAAGAGATTTCCAGCAACTATGATGACTTCAAAGCCACTGTTTATAAATATACCCAGTCCTGGATTCGTCCGATTGGGATGACCTTATTAGCTGTTGGTTTAATATGTTATGCGATTTCACTCTTCCACACTAGTCCTTTCTGGCGGGGAGCAGGGATGCCTGCTTTAATACTTGGTTTAATCTTTGTCTTAATTGCTTGGTTCCAAGAACGCAAAGGTAAACACTATGTTAATGAAGAAGAGAAGGCCTACCAATTAGACTTACGTGATATTGACAGTGAAACGGCTGAAATCCAACGCCAAATCGATAATCAAAACCAACAAATTGCAGAACTAGAGGAAGAATCCAAGCAATTTACCAAGGATTTAGAGGCCTTCTTACAAGCTAAGGGCGGTTCCGCTTACATCATGCCCTTGGTTTGGCTACAAACCGACTATGTGAAACAAATTGAAGACTTGGAAGGGGAAATTAACCAACTGATCCATCAAAGTGGGGCAGGCGCTTTTGGTCAAGCCCACCAAGCGGAATGGTCAGATTACCGCCAAGCAAGCAATAATCAGGCCTTGTCACTGGATTCCTTATTCCAACAGTTTGAGGATGACTACCACAATTACCGACTTTATGCGGCTAATCTTGATTATGAAGACCAAGAACAAAAAGCCAAGCAAGCCCGTCTCAGCCAGTTAGCTGACCATATTGACCAACTTGAAAAAACTGAGGAGAACTTCTTAAAACAATACAACTTAACCGACCGTGCAGACCTAGAAAAAGCCTTGACTGCCTATGGTCAATTTAAGGATAAAGAAGCTCGTTACCAACTCTTAAACCAATATCTGGATAAAAAGGCTTCAGCTTTAAATGAAGATGAAGCCGAAGTTAGCGAACAAATTAAGGCCACAAAAGATCAAATCAATAGCTATGAAGGGCAAAGACAAGTCCTCCTTGCTGATATCGCGCGGATTGAAAATCAATTGAAGCAAATGAAAAACAGCCAAGCCTTACAAGCTATGGAACAAGACAAGCAAGAACAAGTTGATCAATCTTATGACACCGCAGTCGCTTGGGCTAGCGATACATTGGCAGCTAAGACGATGGAGGAAGCGACTCTGGGACAAGGCCAAGATACTGTCCAACGAGTTCTTGCCCAAGCTAATCGCTATCTCTTCGATTTAACTAATACTAAATTTGAAAAGATGCGCTACACTGATGAAAGTGTCGAAGTCTATCAACCGATGCGAGACCAATGGACCAGTGTTAACCAATTATCCCGCGGGGAGAAGGCTCTCTTGTTTGTGGCTATGCGCTTCGCCTTCTTAGACGCCCAACTCGGCCACCAAGACTTGCCGATTCTGATTGACGAAGGTTTTGCTCATTTAGACCAAGAATACCGGCAAAATATTTATCGATTCTTGAAAGAAAAGAGTCTATCCCGTCAAATTATTGTCTTTACCTTTGACCAAGAAATTACCCAAGGCTTACATTCCGACCAAGTTCATCACTTAGAAGCATAG
- a CDS encoding metallophosphoesterase family protein, with amino-acid sequence MLRFVHAADLHLGQTMKKIKKQNHKVYQALRQATIDSYNRLIDIAINEEVDCVLLAGDLYDSPEGTLAEQFALVKGLERLDQAGIASFILFGNHDYKSQKEKHLALPASTRVFPRQVTTLEFTSARGDQVAITGFSYPKRWLREDYSQYFPKRYNHVDYHIGMFHGQERQGNSQQDHYAPFQKSHLQQLAYDYWALGHIHAAQQLSGHTPIVYPGNIQGTHFKETGPKGGVLVSLEQGRDPIIESIETTDWQFKVHQAIAPPIQGVSDLQALFQKAYQAEVDQARAEGLHYVLRLHYRLDGSDGDSLAFWEDYAKDLFDQLQWQTQDQDDVFLADLRFEVKGAKSLDQASLYEQALMETLDHYQDPTAFDQALNELLDHPLWQRHLQPAISLSQFQEDVLAATRNKILLSLYQK; translated from the coding sequence TTGTTACGCTTTGTTCATGCGGCTGACCTGCATCTAGGTCAAACAATGAAAAAAATAAAAAAACAAAACCATAAAGTGTACCAAGCCTTAAGGCAAGCGACCATTGACTCCTACAATCGTTTGATCGACATTGCCATCAATGAGGAGGTTGACTGTGTCTTATTAGCAGGAGACCTCTATGATAGTCCTGAGGGGACCTTGGCAGAACAGTTTGCCCTCGTTAAGGGCTTGGAGCGCTTGGACCAGGCAGGCATCGCCTCTTTTATCTTGTTTGGCAATCATGACTATAAGAGCCAAAAAGAAAAACACCTGGCTTTGCCAGCCTCTACCCGAGTCTTCCCTCGGCAGGTAACTACCCTAGAGTTTACTAGCGCTAGGGGTGACCAGGTGGCTATTACCGGCTTTTCTTACCCCAAACGCTGGTTAAGGGAAGATTATAGCCAATATTTTCCTAAGCGTTATAATCATGTTGACTACCATATTGGCATGTTTCATGGCCAGGAAAGACAGGGAAATAGCCAACAAGACCACTATGCGCCTTTTCAAAAAAGTCATTTACAACAATTAGCTTATGACTACTGGGCCTTGGGGCATATTCATGCAGCCCAACAATTATCCGGGCATACACCTATCGTCTATCCCGGAAATATCCAAGGAACCCATTTCAAAGAAACTGGCCCTAAAGGTGGGGTCCTCGTCTCGCTTGAACAGGGAAGGGATCCAATCATTGAAAGCATCGAAACGACTGATTGGCAATTTAAAGTCCACCAAGCGATTGCGCCCCCAATTCAAGGGGTCAGTGATTTGCAAGCACTTTTCCAAAAAGCATACCAAGCTGAGGTGGACCAGGCAAGAGCAGAGGGCTTACATTATGTCTTGCGCCTCCACTATCGCCTGGACGGCTCCGATGGCGATAGCTTGGCTTTCTGGGAGGACTATGCCAAGGACTTATTCGATCAATTACAGTGGCAGACCCAAGACCAGGATGATGTTTTTTTGGCTGACTTGCGCTTTGAAGTCAAAGGAGCCAAAAGTTTGGACCAGGCCAGTTTATATGAGCAGGCCTTGATGGAGACACTCGACCATTATCAGGATCCAACAGCCTTTGACCAGGCATTAAATGAACTATTAGATCATCCGCTTTGGCAGCGCCACTTGCAACCGGCCATCTCACTAAGCCAGTTTCAAGAAGACGTCTTAGCCGCAACTAGAAATAAAATTTTACTCTCTCTCTATCAAAAATAA
- a CDS encoding YlbF family regulator gives MANIYDTINQLERDIRELDAYDALSEAMDKLLNDDEARELYINFRNYQTSVQTKMQLGQELSEEDVKKAEDMQKTLANNAVLSELMQKEQQLNQYVEDVNQAVGRPIREIYDRANQATKLSSEDKDGE, from the coding sequence TTGGCAAATATTTACGATACCATTAACCAATTAGAACGTGATATTCGCGAATTAGACGCTTATGACGCCTTAAGTGAGGCGATGGATAAGCTTCTTAATGATGACGAAGCACGTGAACTCTATATTAATTTTAGAAACTACCAAACCAGCGTCCAAACTAAGATGCAATTAGGCCAAGAGTTAAGTGAAGAAGATGTTAAGAAAGCTGAAGACATGCAAAAAACCTTGGCTAACAATGCAGTCTTAAGTGAGTTAATGCAAAAAGAACAACAACTCAACCAATACGTTGAAGATGTTAACCAAGCGGTTGGTCGTCCTATTCGTGAGATCTATGACCGTGCTAACCAAGCAACCAAACTCAGTTCAGAAGATAAGGATGGCGAATAA
- a CDS encoding transglycosylase domain-containing protein: protein MNEGEQQESSWFDKVKAFLSHYWKKFRLTKWLIFLVLLIIFIFESYLVVGAKMTNVDDLQARLQMTTEIYDQSDQAVGEMADGRGTYVSLNQISPNIQNAVISTEDKRFYQHPGFDIIGIGRAMVGYVVHRGNVVGGGSTLTQQLVKNSFLTNEQSLLRKFKELFIALEVEKKYSKDQILEMYLNHTYFGNGVYGVEDASLKYFGTHAADLNLPNAAVLAGALKGPSLYNPIDNYEEAQGRRNLVLSLMSNNDFISETEAQNAQATVMPQMNNPVASDQSKYPYYFDSVLEEAINKFGLTEEEVMNGGYKIYTNLNPTYQSQLEAAYENKQLFPTNNNGQASQSATVALDPYNGGVLASVGGVGDYHFRGFNRSTQMKRQPGSTLKPLNVYVPALEHGFSKNDQVPDEVRSYGSDNYRPENWNHQSNGDLPLWEALALSKNTSAVWLMDQVGVNTAMKKLDAFGIPYTDKDLSLASALGGLTEGVSPIQLASAYTAFPNNGKRSESYFIRKIVGPNGEEVVKEQSPKQNTVMSQGVAKEMTSMMLAVYDGNYTGSQAEPAGYQVAGKTGTVELTLDDPNAAGYNDEWFVAYTPDVVVTSWFGFDQTSSENYISAYSGVNSHSSFNTILQGILANSPGTAFSVESAAKQYGNRFEYNNGEEASQSPHSNSDNEDVINRIIDGGRNLFDYFRGLL, encoded by the coding sequence ATGAATGAGGGAGAACAGCAAGAAAGTTCGTGGTTTGACAAGGTCAAAGCCTTTCTGAGTCACTACTGGAAGAAATTTCGTCTAACTAAGTGGCTAATCTTTCTTGTCCTCTTGATCATCTTTATTTTCGAATCTTATTTAGTGGTTGGGGCAAAGATGACGAATGTCGATGACTTACAAGCCCGTCTCCAAATGACTACTGAGATTTATGACCAATCTGACCAAGCCGTTGGGGAAATGGCTGACGGACGCGGAACTTATGTGTCCTTAAATCAGATTTCACCTAATATTCAAAATGCTGTCATATCCACTGAAGATAAGCGCTTTTACCAACATCCTGGCTTTGATATTATCGGGATCGGTCGGGCTATGGTGGGCTATGTGGTTCACCGCGGAAATGTGGTTGGTGGGGGCTCCACTCTGACCCAACAATTAGTGAAGAATTCCTTCTTAACTAATGAGCAGAGCCTGCTGAGAAAGTTTAAAGAACTCTTTATTGCCTTAGAAGTAGAGAAGAAATACTCAAAGGATCAAATCCTAGAAATGTACCTCAACCATACCTATTTTGGTAATGGGGTCTATGGGGTAGAAGATGCATCCTTAAAATACTTTGGTACCCATGCCGCTGACCTTAATTTACCTAATGCAGCAGTTCTGGCCGGAGCTTTGAAGGGGCCCAGCCTCTATAATCCGATTGATAATTATGAAGAAGCTCAAGGACGCCGTAATTTGGTGCTTTCTCTGATGAGTAATAATGACTTTATCAGTGAAACTGAGGCCCAAAATGCCCAAGCTACAGTTATGCCTCAAATGAACAATCCGGTGGCTAGTGACCAATCCAAGTACCCTTATTATTTCGACAGCGTCTTAGAAGAAGCGATCAATAAGTTTGGCTTGACCGAGGAAGAGGTTATGAACGGTGGTTATAAGATTTATACCAATCTTAACCCCACCTACCAAAGTCAGTTAGAGGCAGCTTATGAGAATAAGCAACTCTTCCCAACTAATAATAATGGTCAGGCTTCGCAAAGTGCGACCGTTGCTCTAGACCCCTATAATGGCGGTGTCTTAGCCAGTGTTGGTGGCGTGGGCGATTATCACTTCCGGGGCTTTAACCGGTCTACCCAAATGAAGCGGCAACCGGGTTCGACACTCAAACCTTTAAATGTTTATGTTCCAGCCTTAGAACACGGTTTTTCTAAGAATGACCAAGTCCCTGATGAAGTCCGCTCTTACGGGAGTGACAACTACAGGCCTGAAAACTGGAACCACCAATCGAATGGTGACTTGCCGCTCTGGGAAGCCTTGGCCCTAAGTAAAAACACCTCAGCAGTTTGGTTGATGGACCAAGTGGGGGTCAATACAGCCATGAAGAAACTCGATGCTTTCGGAATTCCCTATACGGATAAGGACCTCTCCTTAGCTAGTGCCTTAGGGGGCTTGACGGAAGGGGTTTCACCTATCCAGCTAGCCAGTGCCTATACAGCCTTTCCTAATAATGGGAAACGTTCTGAGTCCTACTTTATTCGAAAAATTGTCGGACCTAATGGTGAAGAAGTGGTTAAGGAACAAAGTCCTAAGCAAAATACGGTCATGTCTCAAGGTGTTGCTAAGGAAATGACCAGTATGATGCTAGCGGTTTATGATGGAAACTATACCGGCTCTCAAGCTGAACCAGCGGGTTACCAAGTAGCTGGGAAGACGGGGACAGTTGAATTGACTTTGGATGATCCCAATGCAGCGGGCTATAACGATGAATGGTTTGTCGCCTATACCCCTGATGTGGTAGTGACTTCCTGGTTTGGTTTTGATCAGACCTCTTCGGAAAATTATATTTCTGCCTACTCTGGAGTCAATTCCCACTCTAGTTTCAATACCATCCTCCAAGGAATCCTTGCTAATAGTCCTGGAACTGCTTTTTCCGTCGAATCAGCGGCTAAGCAATATGGTAATCGCTTTGAATATAATAACGGAGAAGAGGCTAGTCAATCACCTCACTCCAATTCAGACAATGAAGACGTAATCAACCGAATTATTGATGGTGGGCGAAACCTCTTCGATTATTTCAGAGGTTTACTTTAG
- the trmL gene encoding tRNA (uridine(34)/cytosine(34)/5-carboxymethylaminomethyluridine(34)-2'-O)-methyltransferase TrmL, translating into MTNHIVLFEPEIPANTGNIARTCAATDTHLHLIEPLGFQTDDKHLKRAGLDYWDALDITYHDDLKAFMDYLDGRPLYLISKFATKNYTDIDYMAHKERGEDIFLMFGKETTGLPEAFMHEHEDQCLRLPMDDTHVRCLNLSNCAAICIYEVLRQQAFNDLELTHSYEHDKLANLKKD; encoded by the coding sequence ATGACAAACCATATTGTATTATTTGAACCAGAAATTCCAGCCAATACCGGAAATATTGCTCGTACCTGTGCGGCAACTGATACCCACCTGCACTTAATCGAACCCTTGGGTTTTCAAACGGATGATAAGCACTTAAAGCGGGCGGGTCTCGACTATTGGGATGCCCTAGACATTACCTACCATGACGATTTGAAGGCCTTTATGGACTATCTGGATGGACGACCTCTATATTTGATCAGTAAATTTGCTACCAAGAATTATACCGATATTGACTACATGGCCCATAAAGAGCGGGGCGAAGATATCTTCCTCATGTTTGGTAAGGAAACTACGGGTCTACCGGAAGCCTTTATGCATGAGCATGAAGACCAATGCCTGCGTCTGCCTATGGATGATACCCATGTCCGCTGCCTTAATTTATCCAATTGTGCAGCGATTTGTATTTATGAAGTACTTCGTCAACAGGCCTTTAATGACTTAGAACTCACCCATAGCTATGAACATGATAAGTTAGCAAATTTAAAAAAAGATTAA
- a CDS encoding xanthine phosphoribosyltransferase produces MANLKQRILEDGKVFPNNVLKVDSFLNHQIDPSVISDIADKIIAHYQGREITKIVTVEASGIAPSIIIAEKLGVPMVFAKKQQPSTLKDQAVYGSNVHSYTKDTDSFVIISKQYLGPDDKVLIIDDFLANGEAAMGLIDIVNQAQAEVVGVGICIEKSFQDGRQRILDAGVDLYSEVRIASLSNGKVEFAEGH; encoded by the coding sequence GTGGCAAACTTAAAGCAACGGATTCTTGAAGATGGTAAAGTGTTTCCGAACAACGTATTGAAGGTTGATTCATTCCTCAACCACCAAATTGATCCTAGTGTCATCAGTGATATTGCTGATAAAATCATTGCTCACTATCAAGGTCGCGAAATTACTAAAATTGTTACCGTCGAAGCTTCTGGAATCGCACCATCGATTATCATCGCCGAAAAATTAGGGGTTCCTATGGTTTTCGCTAAGAAACAACAACCATCTACCCTCAAAGACCAAGCCGTGTATGGGAGTAACGTACATAGCTACACCAAGGATACCGATAGTTTTGTGATTATCAGTAAGCAATACTTAGGTCCAGACGATAAGGTTCTGATTATCGATGATTTCTTAGCCAATGGTGAAGCTGCTATGGGACTCATTGATATTGTTAACCAAGCCCAAGCTGAAGTAGTGGGTGTAGGGATCTGTATTGAAAAATCCTTCCAAGATGGTCGTCAACGCATCCTCGATGCCGGCGTTGACCTCTATTCAGAAGTGCGGATCGCCTCTCTATCCAACGGTAAAGTCGAATTCGCCGAAGGGCACTAA
- a CDS encoding 2-hydroxyacid dehydrogenase, with the protein MKIVSVQPLNVAKELIDELAQPLIEAGHDFVYYEEKTTDPEEMAKRTEGAEILIIDSTPFPEEVASKLEDTQLVDVAFTGVDHVAMDVLKEKGIMVNNASGYANQAVAELSLGLTLALYRHLQANDQETRKGSQLSQVFQGREIAGKTVGIIGTGSIGLATAALFKAFGANLIAYSRSEKEEAKALGIEYHSLEEVMAESDIISIHLPNNPQTKGMISKEMIGKMKSSAVLINVARGPIVDNEALAQALNDEKIAGAGIDVFDSEPPLADDYPLLHAKNIQLTPHVGYLTDEAMVKLARIAFDNIYHYLKDDPQNIVSE; encoded by the coding sequence ATGAAAATCGTTAGTGTCCAACCTTTAAATGTAGCAAAAGAATTAATTGATGAATTGGCCCAGCCCTTAATTGAGGCAGGACATGACTTTGTATATTATGAGGAGAAGACTACTGATCCCGAAGAGATGGCTAAGCGGACAGAAGGGGCGGAAATCCTGATTATTGATTCTACCCCTTTCCCTGAGGAAGTAGCCTCCAAATTAGAGGATACTCAATTAGTGGATGTCGCATTTACCGGAGTTGACCATGTGGCCATGGATGTTCTCAAAGAAAAAGGCATTATGGTTAACAATGCCTCCGGTTACGCCAACCAAGCCGTGGCTGAATTATCGCTTGGTCTAACTTTAGCGCTCTACCGTCATCTCCAAGCCAATGACCAAGAAACCCGAAAAGGCAGCCAATTAAGTCAAGTATTCCAAGGTAGGGAAATTGCTGGCAAAACGGTTGGGATTATCGGAACCGGCTCGATCGGTTTAGCGACAGCTGCTCTCTTTAAGGCTTTTGGGGCTAATTTGATCGCCTATAGCCGTAGCGAAAAAGAAGAAGCTAAAGCTTTAGGAATTGAATACCATAGTCTAGAAGAAGTGATGGCTGAAAGTGATATTATTTCCATTCATCTGCCTAATAACCCCCAAACCAAAGGCATGATTTCTAAAGAAATGATTGGGAAAATGAAATCATCGGCAGTCTTAATTAACGTGGCCCGGGGCCCAATTGTGGATAATGAAGCTCTAGCCCAAGCCCTTAATGATGAGAAGATTGCTGGGGCAGGGATCGATGTCTTTGATAGTGAACCGCCATTGGCAGATGATTACCCACTTCTCCATGCCAAGAATATTCAACTAACACCCCATGTGGGCTATTTAACCGATGAAGCCATGGTAAAATTAGCTAGAATCGCTTTTGATAATATTTATCATTACCTCAAGGATGATCCGCAAAATATCGTGTCCGAATAG